A single region of the Neodiprion pinetum isolate iyNeoPine1 chromosome 5, iyNeoPine1.2, whole genome shotgun sequence genome encodes:
- the RagC-D gene encoding ras-related GTP-binding protein C isoform X2 has protein sequence MGLRRSGKSSIQKVVFHKMSPNETLFLESTNKIIKDDISNSSFVQFQIWDFPGQIDFFDPTFDSDMIFGGCGALVFVIDAQDDYMEALNKLHLTVTKAYKVNQAIKFEVFIHKVDGLSDDHKMETQRDIHTRANDDLADSGFDQIHLSFHLTSIYDHSIFEAFSKVVQKLIPQLPTLENLLNILISNSAIEKAFLFDVVSKIYIATDSSPVDMQSYELCCDMIDVVIDVSCIYGLREDHEAAAFDNQSSSLIKLNNGTILYLREVNKFLALVCILRENNFDRQGVIDYNFLCFRKAIQQVFELRNKALAAASMNNHSTSPVSANESATDVPVPQTNAIGQNGTIALTQSEPIPRHIDTSLAPT, from the exons ATGGGATTAAGAAG GAGCGGTAAATCGTCGATACAGAAGGTCGTTTTTCACAAAATGTCACCAAACGAGACGCTGTTTCTAGAAAGTACAAATAAGATAATCAAAGATGACATAAGCAACTCGAGTTTTGTCCAGTTCCAAATATGGGACTTTCCAGGGCAAATAGATTTCTTCGATCCAACTTTCGACAGCGACATGATATTCGGCGGTTGTGGAGCATTGGTATTTGTCATAGATGCTCAAGATGATTACATGGAGGCATTGAACAAATTGCACCTGACCGTAACGAAGGCTTACAAAGTTAATCAGGCCATAAAATTCGAAGTCTTTATACACAAGGTAGATGGCCTTTCAGATGATCACAAAATGGAAACGCAACGAGATATTCATACACGAGCTAATGATGACCTCGCCGATTCTG GATTCGACCAAATTCACCTGAGCTTTCATCTCACATCAATATATGACCACAGCATATTCGAAGCGTTCAGCAAAGTGGTTCAGAAACTGATACCGCAATTACCAACGCTTGAGAATCTCCTAAATATACTTATATCG aacTCTGCAATTGAGAAGGCTTTTTTATTCGACGTTGTTTCCAAGATATACATAGCAACGGACAGTTCACCAGTCGATATGCAAAGTTACGAGCTTTGCTGTGATATGATAGACGTTGTGATCGACGTATCGTGTATCTACGG TTTAAGGGAAGATCACGAAGCTGCCGCTTTTGACAATCAAAGCTCAAGTTTAATCAAACTCAATAACGGTACAATTTTGTACCTGCGAGAAGTAAACAAATTCTTGGCACTGGTCTGCATTTTGCGCGAAAACAATTTTGACAGGCAAG GTGTGATCGACTACAACTTTTTATGTTTCCGAAAAGCTATACAGCAAGTTTTTGAACTTCGCAACAAAGCGCTCGCAGCAGCCAGCATGAACAATCATTCCACGTCCCCAGTAAGTGCCAATGAATCTGCCACCGATGTTCCTGTACCGCAAACAAACGCGATCGGACAAAATGGCACCATTGCCTTAACCCAGAGCGAACCGATTCCTCG GCATATAGACACCTCACTCGCTCCGACCTAG
- the RagC-D gene encoding ras-related GTP-binding protein C isoform X1, translating into MDDDDQYQTGYDVGSFPKDFGYTPFDGEGDGPVGPLAGDQKPRILLMGLRRSGKSSIQKVVFHKMSPNETLFLESTNKIIKDDISNSSFVQFQIWDFPGQIDFFDPTFDSDMIFGGCGALVFVIDAQDDYMEALNKLHLTVTKAYKVNQAIKFEVFIHKVDGLSDDHKMETQRDIHTRANDDLADSGFDQIHLSFHLTSIYDHSIFEAFSKVVQKLIPQLPTLENLLNILISNSAIEKAFLFDVVSKIYIATDSSPVDMQSYELCCDMIDVVIDVSCIYGLREDHEAAAFDNQSSSLIKLNNGTILYLREVNKFLALVCILRENNFDRQGVIDYNFLCFRKAIQQVFELRNKALAAASMNNHSTSPVSANESATDVPVPQTNAIGQNGTIALTQSEPIPRHIDTSLAPT; encoded by the exons ATG GACGATGACGATCAATATCAAACCGGCTATGACGTCGGATCCTTTCCGAAAGACTTTGGCTACACACCGTTCGACGGTGAAGGTGACGGACCGGTCGGTCCCTTGGCCGGTGATCAGAAGCCTAGAATATTGCTCATGGGATTAAGAAG GAGCGGTAAATCGTCGATACAGAAGGTCGTTTTTCACAAAATGTCACCAAACGAGACGCTGTTTCTAGAAAGTACAAATAAGATAATCAAAGATGACATAAGCAACTCGAGTTTTGTCCAGTTCCAAATATGGGACTTTCCAGGGCAAATAGATTTCTTCGATCCAACTTTCGACAGCGACATGATATTCGGCGGTTGTGGAGCATTGGTATTTGTCATAGATGCTCAAGATGATTACATGGAGGCATTGAACAAATTGCACCTGACCGTAACGAAGGCTTACAAAGTTAATCAGGCCATAAAATTCGAAGTCTTTATACACAAGGTAGATGGCCTTTCAGATGATCACAAAATGGAAACGCAACGAGATATTCATACACGAGCTAATGATGACCTCGCCGATTCTG GATTCGACCAAATTCACCTGAGCTTTCATCTCACATCAATATATGACCACAGCATATTCGAAGCGTTCAGCAAAGTGGTTCAGAAACTGATACCGCAATTACCAACGCTTGAGAATCTCCTAAATATACTTATATCG aacTCTGCAATTGAGAAGGCTTTTTTATTCGACGTTGTTTCCAAGATATACATAGCAACGGACAGTTCACCAGTCGATATGCAAAGTTACGAGCTTTGCTGTGATATGATAGACGTTGTGATCGACGTATCGTGTATCTACGG TTTAAGGGAAGATCACGAAGCTGCCGCTTTTGACAATCAAAGCTCAAGTTTAATCAAACTCAATAACGGTACAATTTTGTACCTGCGAGAAGTAAACAAATTCTTGGCACTGGTCTGCATTTTGCGCGAAAACAATTTTGACAGGCAAG GTGTGATCGACTACAACTTTTTATGTTTCCGAAAAGCTATACAGCAAGTTTTTGAACTTCGCAACAAAGCGCTCGCAGCAGCCAGCATGAACAATCATTCCACGTCCCCAGTAAGTGCCAATGAATCTGCCACCGATGTTCCTGTACCGCAAACAAACGCGATCGGACAAAATGGCACCATTGCCTTAACCCAGAGCGAACCGATTCCTCG GCATATAGACACCTCACTCGCTCCGACCTAG
- the Oseg4 gene encoding WD repeat-containing protein 35 — MFVYLSKKIAIPNNFRLNCMAWNQQQGFIAVGGEDGLLKVLRVDSSTGGPTSSTSKNLGLAAASNLSMNQTLEGHNGHVQVVIWNEEHQKLTSSDQHGVIIVWMLYKGSWYEEMINNRNKSVVKGMAWSSDGQKICIVYEDGAVIVGSVDGNRIWGKELKNTLLTGVQWSPDGKLLLFSVKSGEVHLYDNQGIFLMKLNMVPLSVTKPQSVVALDWYDGKNGLVATDAPSLIVCYQSGKIQLMRGENDDRPALLDTGMTVAWCCWNHCGSLFAVAGMMPTLVGGETRESNFVQFYTPFGELVRMLKVPGREVTSCAWEGGSLRLALSVDSHIYFANIRPDYKWTYFGGTVVFSSEKLTRDGICVTFWNAEGNLTYTKHVRALISVASFGEHCVLAVKNDSGQVSEPYALLVCNTIATPIDVKHLHTEPLWVAMTGNVVIVASRDNFTLWSFRMPRNSALNSGRTRRDRTYHIDDTPTGVTEVIQDLDRDRAFEAPLNTKPTLDPICCMVATEKVLLLGRESGMIQRYSLPQVTLTNRYATASKPCKLAVNSNSTRASIIDTVGILTMLDLEPAKNGSGDEEDVRKFERKDVWAMCWAQDNPSLLAIMEKTRMYVLRGLDPEEPISCSGYICSFQDLEIRCVLLDELMQKPEETRRELIVDLEVKSLRDTRELLSKVGLKEANSFIQDNPHPRLWRLLAESALKYLDLETAENAMVRCADYLGIQFIKRLRNVHNDQLKKAEVAAFLGDYDNAEKLYLDLDRRDLAITLRQKLGDYFRVIQLMKMGIGGSDKQMEHAFNKIGDFFAERQNWDSAREYYEKGSNTERLIQCYYKLEEYHQLAGTIEQLPDKSPLLKTVGKMLASVGMCPQAVLAYVKYGDVKLAVDTCVRLNHWDQAVELAKTYKMAQIGELLNKYASHLLGNGKMLQAVELYRKANHHLEAAKLLFALAEEQAKLRTNPVRTKKIYVLAALLVEDHLKGAPAAKAGRSNVVMGLTESNEDTKVIERAWRGAEAFHFLLLAHRQLYDGQPDAAMKTSLRLREYEDVIDAEDIYCLLALSSCINRAFAACSKAFIRLEAMEKIGHTKREDYEELALAIFTKYSPKDSRNAKSECVNCETLVPDWCVACPNCATRFPGCVISGKPLMDLANAWVCSVCRHHAATERDIINVNACPLCHSVITYM; from the coding sequence ATGTTCGTATACCTGAGTAAGAAAATAGCCATACCGAACAACTTCCGATTGAACTGCATGGCCTGGAACCAGCAACAAGGCTTTATCGCCGTGGGTGGCGAAGATGGCCTCCTGAAGGTCCTGAGGGTAGATTCAAGCACCGGAGGCCCGACATCGTCCACCTCGAAGAACTTGGGCTTGGCGGCAGCGAGCAATCTGAGCATGAACCAGACGCTTGAAGGCCACAATGGTCATGTCCAGGTCGTGATATGGAACGAGGAGCACCAGAAGCTGACGTCGAGTGACCAGCACGGCGTAATAATAGTCTGGATGCTGTACAAGGGTTCGTGGTACGAGGAGATGATAAATAACCGCAACAAGTCGGTGGTGAAGGGAATGGCGTGGAGCTCGGACGGTCAGAAGATCTGCATCGTTTACGAGGATGGAGCCGTGATCGTCGGATCCGTCGACGGCAATCGAATCTGGGGCAAGGAATTGAAAAACACGCTTTTGACGGGAGTCCAATGGTCTCCTGACGGAAAGCTGCTGCTCTTTAGCGTGAAGAGCGGTGAAGTCCACCTCTACGACAACCAGGGTATATTCCTGATGAAGCTTAACATGGTTCCGCTGAGTGTCACCAAGCCGCAAAGTGTCGTGGCGCTGGACTGGTACGACGGAAAAAACGGCCTCGTCGCGACTGACGCGCCCTCTCTGATCGTCTGCTACCAAAGTGGGAAGATTCAGCTAATGCGAGGCGAGAACGACGACCGACCGGCACTCCTTGACACTGGAATGACCGTCGCTTGGTGCTGTTGGAACCACTGTGGCTCGCTCTTCGCCGTCGCCGGAATGATGCCGACGCTAGTCGGTGGGGAGACCAGGGAGTCGAATTTCGTCCAATTTTACACGCCATTTGGGGAGCTAGTCAGGATGCTGAAGGTACCAGGAAGAGAAGTAACCTCCTGCGCTTGGGAGGGCGGCTCGCTGAGACTCGcgctctcggtcgactcgcaCATCTACTTCGCGAACATCAGACCGGACTACAAGTGGACCTACTTTGGGGGGACGGTGGTATTTTCCAGCGAGAAGCTGACCCGGGACGGGATATGCGTCACCTTCTGGAACGCCGAAGGAAATTTGACGTACACTAAACACGTCAGGGCTTTGATATCGGTCGCGTCGTTCGGTGAGCACTGCGTACTTGCCGTGAAGAACGACTCCGGGCAGGTGAGCGAGCCCTACGCGCTTCTGGTCTGCAATACGATCGCTACTCCGATCGACGTCAAGCACCTGCATACGGAGCCGTTGTGGGTGGCAATGACCGGAAACGTAGTGATAGTTGCTTCACGGGACAATTTTACGCTCTGGAGTTTCAGGATGCCCAGAAACTCGGCGTTGAATTCTGGGCGGACCAGAAGAGATCGAACTTATCACATCGACGACACTCCGACGGGGGTTACGGAGGTCATTCAAGATCTGGACAGAGACAGAGCCTTCGAAGCTCCGCTGAACACAAAGCCGACTCTGGACCCAATCTGCTGTATGGTTGCGACGGAGAAAGTTTTGCTTCTAGGAAGAGAATCGGGGATGATTCAGCGGTACTCGCTGCCCCAGGTAACGCTGACAAACCGATACGCGACTGCCTCGAAGCCCTGCAAGCTCGCCGTGAATTCCAACTCCACGAGAGCTTCGATCATTGATACAGTCGGGATCCTAACGATGCTGGATCTAGAGCCAGCTAAAAATGGTAGCGGTGACGAGGAAGACGTTAGAAAGTTCGAGCGCAAGGATGTCTGGGCGATGTGCTGGGCTCAGGACAACCCCTCGCTGCTTGCTATCATGGAGAAGACCAGAATGTACGTTTTAAGGGGACTTGATCCCGAGGAGCCAATATCCTGCTCGGGGTACATATGCAGCTTCCAGGATCTGGAGATACGCTGCGTTCTCTTGGACGAGCTAATGCAGAAGCCTGAAGAAACGCGACGCGAATTAATCGTTGATTTGGAAGTCAAGTCGCTGCGTGACACCAGGGAACTACTTTCCAAGGTCGGTCTCAAGGAGGCGAACAGCTTCATTCAGGACAATCCGCACCCCAGACTCTGGCGCCTTCTCGCCGAATCAGCGCTAAAGTATTTGGACCTCGAGACGGCTGAGAACGCGATGGTACGCTGCGCCGATTACCTTGGAATTCAATTCATAAAAAGACTACGAAATGTGCACAATGACCAGCTGAAGAAGGCGGAAGTCGCCGCGTTCCTGGGGGACTATGACAACGCGGAGAAGCTTTACCTGGACTTGGACCGCAGGGATTTAGCGATAACTTTGCGTCAGAAGTTGGGTGATTATTTCCGCGTGATCCAGTTAATGAAGATGGGAATCGGTGGGTCGGACAAGCAGATGGAGCACGCATTCAACAAGATCGGCGACTTCTTTGCCGAGAGACAGAACTGGGACAGCGCAAGGGAGTATTACGAGAAGGGCAGCAACACGGAGAGGCTCATCCAGTGCTACTACAAGCTCGAAGAGTACCACCAACTCGCTGGAACGATAGAGCAGCTACCGGACAAAAGTCCGCTGCTCAAAACCGTCGGCAAGATGCTCGCGTCAGTCGGAATGTGCCCTCAGGCTGTCCTGGCGTACGTAAAGTACGGAGATGTTAAGCTGGCCGTGGACACCTGTGTGCGTTTGAACCACTGGGACCAGGCGGTGGAGTTGGCCAAGACGTACAAGATGGCGCAGATAGGTGAGCTGCTGAACAAGTATGCGAGCCATCTTCTGGGCAATGGAAAAATGCTACAGGCTGTGGAACTGTACCGGAAGGCGAACCACCATCTGGAGGCGGCGAAGCTGCTATTCGCGCTTGCTGAAGAGCAGGCGAAGCTCAGAACGAATCCAGTGAGGACGAAGAAGATCTACGTGTTGGCCGCTCTCCTCGTCGAAGACCACTTGAAAGGCGCACCGGCGGCGAAGGCGGGCCGAAGTAACGTTGTCATGGGACTCACAGAGAGCAACGAGGACACCAAGGTCATTGAGAGGGCCTGGCGAGGCGCCGAAGCCTTCCACTTTCTGCTCCTGGCCCACAGGCAGCTTTACGACGGACAGCCAGACGCCGCAATGAAGACCTCGTTGCGGCTCAGAGAGTACGAGGACGTCATTGACGCCGAAGACATTTACTGCCTCCTGGCGCTCTCGAGCTGCATTAATCGCGCCTTCGCCGCGTGTTCGAAGGCCTTCATAAGGCTCGAGGCTATGGAAAAGATCGGCCACACGAAGCGGGAGGATTACGAGGAACTCGCGTTGGCCATTTTCACTAAGTACAGTCCAAAAGACTCGCGGAACGCCAAGTCGGAGTGCGTCAATTGCGAGACTCTCGTTCCTGACTGGTGCGTCGCTTGTCCAAACTGCGCGACGAGATTTCCAGGTTGCGTTATATCTGGAAAACCTCTGATGGATCTCGCCAATGCCTGGGTCTGCAGCGTGTGCCGGCATCATGCCGCCACTGAACGCGACATCATCAATGTCAACGCTTGCCCGCTTTGTCACAGTGTTATTACTTATATGTAG